The following are encoded together in the Actinobacillus lignieresii genome:
- a CDS encoding electron transport complex subunit E: protein MNTENQIPVTEIDTTTPAEPSIWRNLLAEGVWKNNGALVQLLGLCPLLAVSNNVTNALGLGLATLLVLVCTNTMVSLFRKFTPNDIRIPIYVMVIATVVTAVQLLMNAFAYPVYQSLGIFIPLIVTNCIVIGRAEAFASKNSVAHSAFDGFAMGLGMTLSLVALGAMRELIGNGTLFDGLDLLLGDWAKSLRIDVLHLDSGLLLAILPPGAFIGLGVILAVKNLIDKK from the coding sequence ATGAATACTGAGAATCAAATTCCGGTGACGGAAATCGATACCACAACGCCGGCGGAACCGTCAATTTGGCGTAATTTGCTTGCTGAAGGCGTGTGGAAAAATAACGGTGCTTTAGTGCAGCTGTTAGGGCTTTGTCCGTTATTGGCGGTATCAAATAATGTGACTAATGCGCTCGGACTCGGTTTGGCGACCTTATTAGTGCTGGTTTGTACGAATACTATGGTGTCGTTATTCCGTAAATTTACTCCGAACGATATTCGTATTCCGATTTATGTGATGGTGATTGCCACCGTGGTAACGGCGGTTCAATTATTAATGAATGCCTTTGCTTATCCGGTTTATCAATCGCTTGGTATTTTTATTCCGCTGATTGTAACTAACTGTATCGTCATCGGACGGGCGGAAGCTTTTGCGTCTAAAAACTCGGTAGCGCATTCCGCTTTTGACGGCTTTGCCATGGGGCTTGGCATGACGTTAAGCCTTGTGGCGTTAGGTGCAATGCGTGAACTGATTGGTAACGGTACGTTATTTGACGGCTTGGATTTATTACTGGGCGATTGGGCGAAATCTTTACGAATTGATGTGTTACACTTAGACTCGGGTTTATTACTGGCAATTTTACCTCCCGGTGCATTTATTGGGCTTGGGGTCATTTTGGCGGTAAAGAATTTGATTGATAAGAAATAG